One window of Cygnus atratus isolate AKBS03 ecotype Queensland, Australia chromosome 29, CAtr_DNAZoo_HiC_assembly, whole genome shotgun sequence genomic DNA carries:
- the LOC118260667 gene encoding keratin, type II cytoskeletal 5-like yields the protein MNRQTYSMRAGGGGRSYSAASAVIPTGNRAGFSSMSVARSGGGGGGFGRLIGGGGGGGGFGSRSLYNLGGTKRISIGVGSSYRTVFGGGAGGGGGLGGSGAGGGFGLGLGGGGGGYSLGGGAGGLGFGGGQGGGGGFGFGGAGGLGGLGGGLGGSRSPAGFGGGPPGVGTIQEVTVNQSLLAPLNLEIDPNIQQVRKDEKEQIKTLNNKFASFIDKVRFLEQQNKVLETKWTLLQDQGQKNSAGKNNLDPLFEAYINNLKKQLANLLNERGRMDGELKNMQDLVEDFKNKYEEEINRRTAAENEFVVLKKDVDAAYMNKVELEAKVDALTDELNFLRALYDAELAQLSAQVSDTAVILSMDNNRDLDLSSIIAEVKSQYEDIANRSRAEAEAWYQTKYEELQATAGKHGDDLRNTKGEISELNRLIQRIRAEIENTRNQCATLQTAIGDSEERGELAIKDAKAKMTELEDALQKAKADMARQLREYQELMNVKLALDIEIATYRKLLEGEESRLSGEGLNPISYSVISSSSGPAGGGGLGGGFGGLSLSGGGGGSGFGLGGGGGSGFGLGGGGGSGFGLGGGSGRGGYSFGNGGGLGLSGGGGLGGGFGGGSSLGISSGLGYGGGGSGGSSGLSTGGGNFSSGSAKGTNPGVKIVSKTSSSKKSIKSQSLKNVTQPE from the exons ATGAACCGGCAGACGTACAGCATGAGAGCCGGCGGTGGAGGCAGATCTTACAGCGCTGCCTCAGCTGTCATTCCCACTGGCAACAGGGCTGGCTTCAGTTCGATGTCTGTTGCACGAtctggaggaggtggaggaggttTTGGAAGGCTCATTGGAGGaggtggcggcggcggtgggTTCGGCAGCAGGAGCCTCTACAACCTTGGTGGTACCAAGAGGATATCCATCGGGGTTGGAAGCAGCTACAGGACTGTTTTCGGGGGTGGAGCCGGTGGCGGCGGTGGACTTGGTGGCAGCGGAGCTGGTGGTGGTTTTGGACTTGGTCTcggtggtggaggtggtggatATAGCTTGGGTGGAGGTGCTGGTGGGCTTGGCTTTGGTGGGGgacagggaggtggtggagggtTTGGCTTTGGtggagcagggggcctgggaGGACTTGGCGGAGGgctgggtggcagcaggagTCCGGCAGGATTTGGTGGTGGCCCACCGGGAGTCGGTACCATCCAAGAAGTGACGGTCAACCAGAGTCTCCTGGCACCCCTGAACCTGGAGATCGATCCGAACATCCAGCAGGTGCGGAAAGATGAGAAGGAGCAAATCAAGACCCTTAACAACAAATTTGCTTCTTTCATTGACAAG GTCCGCTTCCTGGAGCAGCAGAACAAGGTGCTTGAGACCAAATGGACCCTCCTGCAGGACCAGGGTCAAAAAAACAGTGCAGGCAAAAACAACCTGGACCCACTCTTCGAGGCTTACATCAACAACCTGAAAAAGCAGCTGGCCAACCTGCTCAACGAGAGAGGACGCATGGATGGGGAGCTGAAGAACATGCAAGACCTTGTTGAGGATTTCAAGAACAA ATATGAAGAGGAAATCAACCGAcgcacagcagcagagaatgaATTTGTGGTGCTGAAGAAG GATGTGGATGCTGCTTACATGAATAAGGTGGAGCTGGAGGCCAAGGTGGATGCGCTGACCGATGAACTCAACTTCCTTCGAGCCCTCTATGATGCG GAGCTGGCTCAGCTCAGCGCACAAGTGTCCGACACTGCTGTCATTCTGTCAATGGACAACAACCGGGACCTGGACCTCAGCAGCATCATAGCTGAAGTCAAATCTCAGTACGAAGACATTGCCAACAGGAGCCGGGCTGAGGCAGAGGCTTGGTACCAAACCAAG TACGAAGAGCTGCAGGCCACAGCTGGGAAGCATGGGGATGATCTGCGCAACACCAAGGGGGAAATCTCTGAGCTCAACCGGCTGATCCAGAGGATCCGGGCAGAGATAGAGAACACGAGGAACCAG TGTGCCACGCTGCAAACGGCCATCGGAGACTCTGAGGAGCGTGGGGAGCTGGCCATCAAGGATGCCAAGGCAAAGATGACAGAGCTGGAAGATGCCCTACAGAAAGCCAAAGCCGACATGGCCCGGCAGCTGCGCGAGTACCAGGAGCTGATGAACGTCAAGCTGGCCCTGGACATCGAGATCGCGACCTACAGGAAGCTGCTGGAGGGCGAGGAGAGCAG GCTGAGTGGCGAGGGACTCAACCCCATCAGCTACT CGGTGATCAGCTCCAGCTCTGGACCAGCTGGCGGAGGTGGCCTGGGAGGAGGATTTGGTGGACTGAGCCTAAGCGGAGGAGGCGGTGGAAGCGGTTTTGGTcttggaggaggtggtggaagCGGCTTTGGTcttggaggaggtggtggaagCGGCTTTGGTCTTGGAGGAGGCAGTGGCCGTGGAGGCTACAGCTTTGGAAATGGAGGAGGACTTGGACTCAGCGGTGGTGGTGGTCTCGGAGGTGGATTTGGAGGAGGCAGCAGTCTCGGCATCTCTAGCGGTCTTGGCTACGGAGGAGGTGGCAGCGGCGGCAGCAGTGGGCTGAGCACTGGAGGGGGGAATTTCAGCTCTGGAAGTGCAAAAGGCACCAACCCAGGTGTGAAAATCGTCTCCAAAACCTCCTCCAGCAAAAAGAGCATAAAAAGCCAAAGCCTGAAGAATGTTACGCAGCCTGAGTAA